One stretch of Ipomoea triloba cultivar NCNSP0323 chromosome 8, ASM357664v1 DNA includes these proteins:
- the LOC116026727 gene encoding protein ESSENTIAL FOR POTEXVIRUS ACCUMULATION 1-like isoform X3, whose translation MAERRRKFDLPENLLALKASDQNSTPKCNDEDKSVMGLLDVSKDQMVPDSSIPLSPQWLYAKPSDTKTEMRAPSSLSLGSSSDSSQRESWRSDASEDRKDWKRTNAEVEGGRCWREEERETGLLGRRDRRKADRRVVENATTREITEAKVLPISDRWNDVGNRTTVHEMRRDNKWSSRWGPDEKEKEGHAEKRVDAEKEDPLNENQNFVSSRSVSEREQDARDKWRPRHRMEGNTVAAGSIRSAPGFGIERGRTEGSYVGFTLGRGRPNGSILRPSSGGAIGTEQFQNESAGKLCIAANTFFYPRGKLLDVYRRKKLDSHFCDVPDNMEEAPHIRQLTVVEPYAFVAPDSQEEAILHDIWKGKITGSDVLYNSFRKGRLTDNVTEIGVLEPINGRLAVLPTDMMEMMDTLPKTPKDVEEPTVDCLSYDNDLETNLHEVKGKVLEAIARDEILSARMRSDNINVSKDMTGPHFDVSSKLPDDSNSLFSMQSSEKYLDPCSSGNQVGRGVLPEELSLYYRDPQGEIQGPFLGVDIISWFEQGFFGTDLPVRLVDDALEDSPFEELGDVMPHLRGGHGYAVASDCRSKLEQPAAFEYKLEVVQDSAPISVGGPSVLLDGLTWQPEDFHGHYAQGIQSGGPDLELHSEHSYSNDFHDFGAPDEESAFPGRPGSSGTIENVVPNQRESTLHPFGLLWSELESTYARDHHRSSQDQLANPIAGRVSPFSEMTESTGPAQTWPDAYRKFLLTNPNLYQDIADAHHMSRMDHELMQKLQHQHLQPHSLISRNVHMHDAVLERVANRNSMHNPQLASQMGQDLEQFMALHVKQQQQQHRQLQLQRQLQLHQHTLLKEQQQAQARQLLLEQLLQSQIRESNHGQSHINAIRPSSSLDEVLIKQKILSEVQQSSHPPTRYPDPSIDHPIQSRFSQMSHQGHQDDLLELLSRKKHGQMLQQEQLHGRQVPMGLRQWLEVEGDRQVSSVWPMDETSQFIRNPAVAHRDSSGFGPLDFLQQQQMPSPEEHHTLDRTLSLQDRLQRGLCDPGSLSFEQSISLPSVGARVNSNAVNALARVQGLDLKEPNMQMYSGGIMGGISSGLYSHHIQHPLVANHFHASHPESVDGRWAGTNGQLSTDCLESHIQQLHLSRGRQKRELENKKTSDGSRLWMSTEANDDSSKQLLMELLHKKSGQQSADNSKTIGTSYEMGLASNHISEANTLNHISDKKIGLNQSLAVGSFSCNSGVPPKNFLAEQIASGLDISERIPFRSHAGALAEEDLFHSGFNDISKGPEQETREDIVQLAGLAAIDQGEVPLRNLIRNSSLGNGVVGNAGSYGDKNRTDDSLAEDAHVDHATTATFRRPDSILLKHPPVSHVSSSHQESFSKLNSDSLAMGKSPSNTIASDVGKQDAVCNTANQVSDTLPTGKKDICSRRTVSCGDAEITEISFSDMLKSNVKKAPREFHSSTATSESSSDAAQSARSNKKKGKKGRQIDPALLGFKVTSNRIMMGEIQRIDD comes from the exons ATGGCTGAACGCAGACGCAAGTTTGATCTCCCTGAAAATCTCCTCGCACTCAAAGCGTCCGATCAGAATTCGACTCCTAAAT GTAATGATGAGGACAAATCTGTTATGGGATTGCTTGATGTGTCAAAGG ATCAAATGGTGCCTGATAGCAGCATTCCTCTGTCTCCACAGTGGCTATATGCTAAACCAAGTGACACTAAGACT GAGATGCGTGCACCAAGTTCTCTGTCACTTGGAAGTTCTTCAGACTCAAGTCAAAGGGAGAGCTGGCGATCAGATGCATCTGAGGATAGAAAGGATTGGAAAAGGACCAATGCAGAGGTTGAGGGTGGCCGCTGCTGGCgcgaagaagagagagaaactGGTTTGCTTGGTAGAAGAGATCGAAGGAAAGCAGATCGTCGTGTTGTTGAAAATGCTACTACCAGAGAAATAACAGAAGCAAAAGTTTTACCTATTTCAGACAGGTGGAATGATGTTGGTAATCGCACTACTGTTCATGAAATGAGGCGTGATAACAAATGGTCTTCTAGATGGGGTCCTGATGAGAAAGAGAAGGAAGGTCATGCTGAGAAAAGGGTAGATGCTGAGAAGGAAGATCCTCTCAATGAGAATCAGAATTTTGTTTCTAGCCGTTCGGTTTCAGAAAGGGAGCAAGATGCTCGTGATAAGTGGCGACCTCGCCACAGAATGGAGGGAAATACTGTGGCTGCTGGTTCTATTCGTTCTGCTCCTGGATTTGGGATTGAGAGAGGACGCACAGAGGGCTCATATGTGGGATTCACCCTAGGGCGTGGGCGGCCGAATGGATCTATCCTAAGACCTTCCTCTGGTGGTGCAATTGGCACTGAACAGTTTCAGAATGAAAGTGCTGGAAAGCTGTGCATTGCAGCCAATACATTTTTTTATCCAAGGGGGAAACTTCTTGATGTATACCGCAGGAAAAAGCTTGACTCACATTTTTGTGATGTTCCTGACAATATGGAAGAGGCACCCCATATTAGACAACTCACTGTGGTTGAACCTTATGCTTTTGTTGCTCCTGATTCTCAAGAGGAG GCAATTCTTCATGATATATGGAAGGGTAAAATCACTGGTAGTGATGTATTATATAATTCATTTAGAAAAGGCAGATTAACTGATAATGTTACAG AAATAGGAGTTTTGGAACCCATCAATGGAAGACTGGCTGTCCTCCCTACAGATATGATGGAAATGATGGATACTCTTCCTAAAACACCAAAAGATGTCGAAGAGCCCACTGTTGATTGCTTGTCTTATGACAATGACCTTGAAACAAATTTGCATG AGGTTAAAGGAAAAGTTCTTGAAGCTATTGCCAGAGATGAGATATTGTCAGCTAGGATGAGAAGTGACAATATAAATGTGTCAAAAGATATGACTGGGCCTCACTTTGATGTCAGTTCTAAGCTTCCTGATGATTCAAATTCCCTGTTTTCCATGCAATCTTCAGAGAAATACTTGGACCCCTGCAGTAGTGGAAACCAAGTAGGAAGAGGTGTCCTGCCTGAGGAATTAAGTTTGTACTATCGTGATCCTCAAGGAGAAATCCAGGGCCCATTTCTTGGGGTTGATATCATTTCATGGTTTGAACAAGGATTTTTTGGAACAGATTTACCAGTTCGCTTAGTGGATGATGCCTTAGAAGATTCACCTTTTGAAGAATTGGGTGATGTTATGCCACACTTAAGAGGTGGACATGGGTATGCCGTTGCCTCTGATTGTAGGTCTAAATTGGAACAACCTGCAGCATTTGAGTACAAGCTTGAAGTTGTGCAGGATTCTGCCCCTATTTCTGTTGGTGGTCCTTCAGTCCTGCTTGATGGATTGACCTGGCAGCCAGAAGATTTTCATGGTCATTATGCGCAGGGTATTCAATCTGGAGGACCTGATCTTGAACTTCATTCAGAACATTCATATTCCAATGACTTTCATGATTTTGGTGCCCCAGATGAAG AAAGTGCTTTTCCTGGAAGGCCTGGAAGTAGTGGCACTATTG AGAATGTGGTACCAAATCAGAGAGAGAGTACGCTACACCCATTTGGCTTGCTATGGTCTGAGCTTGAAAGCACTTACGCAAGGGATCATCATAGAAGTAGTCAGGATCAGCTTGCTAACCCCATTGCTGGAAGGGTTTCCCCATTTAGTGAAATGACTGAATCAACTGGTCCTGCACAGACATGGCCTGATGCTTATAGAAAATTTTTGCTTACCAACCCCAATTTGTATCAAGATATTGCAGATGCTCACCATATGTCAAGGATGGATCATGAGCTAATGCAAAAACTTCAACATCAGCATCTTCAGCCACATAGTTTGATCTCTCGTAATGTCCACATGCATGACGCAGTGCTTGAAAGAGTGGCAAATCGGAATTCAATGCACAACCCACAGCTGGCCAGTCAAATGGGGCAGGATCTAGAACAGTTTATGGCTCTTCATGtgaagcagcagcagcagcagcacagACAATTGCAGCTTCAGCGGCAGCTACAGTTACATCAACATACGCTCCTGAAAGAACAGCAGCAGGCTCAGGCTAGGCAATTGCTTCTTGAACAACTATTGCAGAGTCAAATACGAGAATCGAATCATGGACAATCACATATTAATGCTATTAGACCCAGTAGTTCTCTGGATGAAGTTTTGATAAAGCAGAAAATTCTCAGTGAAGTTCAACAGTCCTCTCATCCTCCTACAAGGTATCCTGACCCTTCAATTGATCATCCCATACAATCAAGGTTTAGTCAAATGTCACATCAAGGGCATCAAGATGATTTGTTGGAGCTCTTATCACGGAAAAAGCATGGGCAGATGCTTCAGCAAGAACAGTTGCATGGAAGGCAGGTGCCAATGGGATTGAGGCAATGGCTGGAAGTCGAGGGAGATAGACAAGTTTCATCTGTGTGGCCAATGGATGAAACTAGTCAGTTTATTAGAAATCCTGCTGTTGCTCATCGAGATAGCTCTGGATTTGGTCCATTAGATTTTCTCCAACAGCAACAGATGCCTTCTCCTGAAGAACATCATACTCTTGATCGGACTCTTTCATTACAAGATAGACTTCAGCGGGGTCTTTGTGATCCAGGATCCTTGTCATTTGAGCAATCAATTTCACTGCCTAGCGTTGGTGCAAGAGTTAATTCAAATGCTGTAAATGCATTGGCTCGTGTACAGGGTTTAGATTTGAAGGAGCCTAATATGCAAATGTACTCTGGTGGTATTATGGGTGGGATTTCTTCTGGTCTCTATTCTCATCATATTCAACACCCATTGGTTGCTAATCATTTTCATGCTTCCCACCCAGAATCAGTAGATGGCCGTTGGGCTGGGACCAATGGTCAGCTGTCTACTGATTGCTTGGAGTCCCATATTCAGCAATTGCATCTTAGTAGGGGGAGGCAAAAGAGGGAGTTGGAGAACAAAAAGACTTCTGATGGTTCTAGATTATGGATGTCAACTGAAGCAAATGATGATAGTTCTAAGCAATTGCTTATGGAACTGCTGCACAAAAAATCTGGACAGCAGTCAGCGGACAATTCAAAAACCATTGGAACTTCATATGAAATGGGTCTAGCTTCAAATCATATTTCTGAGGCTAATACTTTGAACCATATATCTGATAAAAAAATAGGCCTCAACCAATCCCTTGCTGTAGGATCTTTTAGTTGTAATTCAGGTGTGCCACCTAAGAATTTTCTTGCAGAACAAATTGCTAGTGGTCTTGATATTAGTGAAAGGATTCCCTTTAGATCTCATGCTGGAGCATTAGCTGAAGAAGACCTTTTTCATTCTGGTTTCAATGATATCTCCAAG GGCCCTGAACAGGAGACTCGAGAAGATATAGTTCAGCTGGCTGGTTTGGCAGCTATAGATCAAGGGGAAGTCCCACTTCGTAATCTGATCAGGAATAGTTCACTTGGCAATGGAG TGGTTGGAAATGCAGGTTCGTATGGAGACAAAAATAGGACAGATGATTCCCTGGCGGAGGATGCTCATGTGGATCA TGCGACTACAGCCACATTCAGAAGGCCAGATAGCATTTTGCTAAAACATCCACCTGTCTCACATGTTTCATCAAGTCATCAAGAAAGCTTTTCTAAACTGAACTCTGATTCACTTGCCATGGGAAAAAGTCCTTCAAATACAATAGCTTCTGATG TGGGAAAACAAGATGCAGTATGTAACACAGCAAATCAAGTGTCTGACACCTTACCAACTGGGAAGAAAGATATCTGTTCCCGACGAACTGTGTCTTGTGGTGATGCCGAAATTACAGAGATTTCCTTCAGTGACATGCTCAAGAGTAATGTCAAGAAAGCCCCTCGGGAGTTTCATTCTTCAACAGCCACTTCAGAGTCATCGTCAGATGCAGCGCAGAGTGCACGAAGCAAcaaaaagaaagggaagaaaggAAGACAGATAGATCCAGCTCTCCTTGGATTCAAGGTCACAAGTAATCGCATCATGATGGGTGAGATACAACGCATAGATGACTAG